The region tatccaacatcgcaaacgttttgcatcttttttgatggcTTTTTACATTACCGTTTGCGATTAatacatcgcacacagtttcattgaagggtctctgattaTAGCGTCGCTTAGCAGCATCCCGCAGTAGTGTGTCATGGATTTATTTTTCTTGTGACACATCTTGTTTTATTTGTTGGACTCTGATAAATGAAAAGTTCACTTGCAGACTGCTCTTTTCTTACACATTTGACTAAAACAAGTTTCGTTTCCTATTATAGTTTCTTTTTTCAGATTTTGGTGTGTTATCTCGAACATATTGTGCGTGCAATTAATTTCTGGAACTAATATTCCCTTTCAAGAGAGTTCATATTCACTGTTAATTTTTGAAAGTCGATGTTCATGTTTCTGAGCCACAAGTGCTCCTAAAAGTATTACATGGCAAGTGGAGCGCAGGGTGAGTGCCCATGTTTTAGCAATCTTGGGTTCCTTTTTCAAGATTTCGGATTTAGTTTGGTTATTAAGATTGCTTGTCGCACCGTACTAACACTGCCTGATATATCGTTTTTAAGCTTTTGAGACCTAAAGGCAAGTATTGCAGGCGACCGGCGAAGCCTAAACTATTTCTGCTTAATATGATAATGTTAGGCAGGCAGGCTGTTAAATATGTTTTGTAATTTTATGAGAAGTTGTAAATTTTCAGCTGAACGAGTTGCCCAAGATGTACATCTGAACCTATTCTTAGGTTTACAAATCCAGATGACATGAAATTGATAAAGCCAACTTTCCATTCCTACAGTGATTTGACAAGGCCCAACTTGACAATCTATGCACCATCACCATGCGCCCCAGGCTGTCTACATACTAAAACAATAGTCTATTAGTTGTGAGATCTCTTACTGCTCAAATCATGGTCACCGCATCATAAATAAAATCGATAGCATGACAATTGGATCTGACGTTTTAATGTGTATCTGACGCGCTGTGAGGAattatttttttttgcgggggacggGCTGTGAGGATTAAAGCTGCACTTGAGTCAATTCGAAGTATTGTTTACAATTGATATATTTTCCTTACTGGGAGTTAGATCCAAAAGGCTAATTTTGTTATGGTCTCACTGCATCACTGAGACGCACAtaccaaaatttacttttaaaggtTAACACGTATTACGATTATTTTGGAAATATCTCTCGCTTATATTTGGACCCATACAAAATATTCAAATTTTCTCAAATACTGCTTGGATTATTTTAAGATAGTTTTATTATTCATTGTCATTATGGGCGGGCGCCGCGAAGCTCGCCTTCATGTTCTAGTGATCCGTAAATCATGCCGCTGCCAAATTAACAAGTCCCTTTTGACTTACATACATGCATATAGAAACTAGTGGGTTGTCAGCTGTACATGCATATAGAAACCAGAAGGGTGGCAAGTTCAAAGGAAGTGCCACCTTGGTCCATGCGACCTGCACATGCATCTTATCGTTCCACTTTCGTAATGCAAAAATGCTACGCTCTCTCTTCAACTAGTCGATCGTGTGggtcacacacgcacgcacacatcgAGCATGGAGGTAACTGGTCGTTCGGCTTATAAAAAACAAGGGGCAGTGGATACCTTGTGCAAGCCACACGGCCTTCGTACGAAGGTGCAACAAGCTCAGCTACAGCCTACAGCCACAGAGCTAGCAGCTAGCAATGGCGTCCAGAACAGCAGCGGCGACCGTGGTGGTCCTGGCCTTGGTCTGTGCCGTGCAGTCGTCACTCTCCGTGGCGGCGGCCACCGGGGGTCTGTCCCCTGACTTCCACGCGGCGACATGCCCGGCGCTGGAGCACATCGTGGCGGACCACGTGTGGAAGGCCTTCAAGAACGACTCCGGCGTGGCGCCGGCCCTCATCCGCATCCTCTTCCATGACTGCTTCCCGCAGGTGCGTATCGACGTCCAAAATTTGTTTGTACTTCCTTCGTTTACAAATGTAAAATGTTTTGGGCACTTGAATATGGACCATAAACGGACTGAAATAAGCAAAGAAACACACTAGAATGTACCTGTGTATATCTCATTCAAGAAAAAACTTAGAACATCTTTTGTCAGTCAATCTGTGGATGGACGGTGTATGTATGCATGTATCAAAATGCATGACATATTTCATCCTAATGTTGCAGGGCTGCGACGCGTCAGTGCTCATCGAGGGCCCCGGCACCGAGCAGGATGAGATCCCCAACAGGACGCTCCGCAGAGTGGCGCTGGACCTCATTGAGCGCATCCGGGCCACCGTGCACACCGAATGCAAGGCCACGGTGTCCTGCGCCGACATCACCATCCTCGCCACCCGCGCCTCCCTCATCATGGCCGGCGGGCCCCGCTTTGACGTCACCCTCGGCCGCCGTGACTCCTTCTTCCCGGCGTCCAAGGACCAGGTCGGCCTGCTGCCGGCGCCCTTCCACCCCGTGGACACCCTCATCAAGTCCTTCGGCGACCGCGGCCTCAATGTGGAGGACCTGGTGTCTCTCTCCGGCGCGCACACCTTCGGCGTCGCCCACTGCCCGGCCTTCCATGACCGGTTCAAGGATGGCTTCGACACGAACCCGGCCATCGACCGCAGGTTCGCCACGATGCTGCGGAACAAGTGCGCCAAGGACACCCCCGAAGGCACCCTGAAGCAAAATCTCGACGTGCGCACGCCCGACGTTTTCGACAACAAGTACTACTTCGACCTGATCGCGAGGCAGGGGCTGTTCAAGTCCGACCAGGGGCTGATGAACCACACGGCCACCCAGCGCATGGCCACCCGTTTctccctcaaccaggacgccttttTCCAGCAGTTCTCCAAGTCCATGGCCAAGATGGTCAACATGGACCTGCTCACGGGCGACAAGGGCGAGATCCGGGCCAGATGCGCCGTCCGCGGCACTCCTCCCCGCATCGAGTCCGCCGTCACCAACGACGACGAGGGGATCGCCGCCGACATGTAAGAGATGTTCGATGTAATTTAGAGTTCATGGGCGAACTGTGTGACGCACGCACGCAACGTGGTCAAGTAGATGTGTTTCTTTGAGTGTGCTGTGCTGTGCTATCTAGTCAATAAGATGAGTGGTCAATCCGTATGCTTCCTAGCGTAGGATCGGTCGAGGTAGGTTCTTTTTTGGACACCGGTTTAAGATCTTCAGCAACATCATAATGTCTTTTTAGATTTCCAACATCACTAAGCTGCAAGATCAGGAATGCTACCATGGCAGTTTTCTGTGTTCACTGTGCGATGGTCAACACATCTCTCTCtaatctttccctactaataaaccACGCATTGCTTCAGGTCGTCCGTCGTGGCAATTTTATAAAAAAGTCCCTCCTATTTTGGATATTCAACCCGCAGTACAATCTGAAGTGCTATTGTGAGGAAACATTTCGTTCTTACAAAAAGGACCCTGTGTTTTTTATATTCAACAAAGTGGTTATTGGCGAGCGAAGCGAGTTGGATGTCGAGACTGCCGCGATGCAGACGACgccgggcacggcggcggcgatctTCGGCCAGATCCGGCCGAGGAGGCGCAGCGGCGGCCGGATCCTGTTGCAAGTACGGCGTGGAGGCGATctaggaggcgcgggaggaggtccagcggcggggcttgaactccaagttcatggcggtggcgTTCCTCGCCGGTTTCGATCGAGATGGCGAGCTCCGACAGGGTCTCTCCATGGCGACGGCGGTGCTGCACCTGTGAGAGAGACAGAGGTAAGGGGGacagaaaggaaggaggagaggcagGGAGAAACACACCTGCATTAGTTAGAATTCAACCCACAATCCTTTATTTGTGTATCTTATCTAGACGCACGCGCCCATTCGGTCATGCGCCGTCGGCAGCCGTCTTCGGCCTCCGCCAGTCCTAGCCCTGTCGTCCGTCCGGGACGGCGGCGGAGATGGCTACGGCCGCTGCTGAGGGTGAGAAGGCGGTCGCCGTTCCTCGGACGGGAGGATGGAGGAAGCCTCGCCGGGAGGATATTGGCCCGATCTGGAGCGCTGGGCGGGCGGCCAGATCGGACGACAATAGAGGAGCTCCAAGGCGCCATCGTTGCGCGTTCTCCAAGCCACCACGGCCGCGCACTACAGGAGTGGCGGGGCGACGCCAAGCCGTTCTTGGGCAGTCTGGATAGAGAAGGGAGAGCAGCGCGTCAGGTAGAATGGAGAAGAGGAGGAAATGTGCGGTGGGTGTTGCTAGATGTTGTGTGGATAAGGGACACGTGGTGGGTAATGGGTGTTGTGCTAGATGTTGTGCTGGACCGACCGAAGCTGCTGGATCAATGCACCGATTACAATTTTTATGTGGGATGAGCACTTGCTTGCTTCTGTTTGTCTGTTAATTTACTATATATAtttctttccctactaataaaccacgcattgcttctggtcgtccgtcgtggCAATTTTATAAAAAAGTCCGTCCTATTTTGGATATTCAACCCGCAGTACAATCTGAAGTGCTATTGTGAGAAAACGTTTCGTTCTTACAAAAAGGACCCTGTGTTTTTTATATTCAACAAAGTGGTTATTGGCGAGCGAAGCGAGTTGGATGTCGAGACTGCCGCGATGCAGACGACgccgggcacggcggcggcgatctccggccaaatccggccgaggaggcgcggcggcggccggatccTGTTGCAAGTACGTCGTGGAGGCGATctaggaggcgcgggaggaggtccagcgacggggcttgaactccaagttcatggcggtggcgTTCCTCGCCGGTTTCGATCGAGATGGTGAGCTCCGACAGGGTCTCTCCATGGCGACGGCGGTGCTGCACCTGTGAGAGAGACAGAGGTAAGGGGGacagaaaggaaggaggagaggcagGGAGAAACACACCTGCATTAGTTAGAATTCAACCCACAATCCTTTATTTGTGTATCTTATCTAGACGCACGCGCCCATTCGGTCATGCGCCGCCGGCAGCCGTCTTCGGCCTCTGCCGGTCCTAGCCCTGTCGTCCGTCCGGGACGGCGGCGGAGATGGCTACGGCCGCTGCTGAGGGTGAGAAGGCGGTCGCCGTTCCTCGGACGGGAGGATGGAGGAAGCCTCGCCGGGAGGATATTGGTCCGATCTGGAGCGCTGGGCGGGCGACCAGATCGGACGACAACAGAGGAGCTCCAAGGCGCCATCGTTGCGCGTTCTCCAAGCCACCACGGCCGCGCACAACAGGAGTGGCGGGGCGACGCCAAGCCGTTCTTGGGCACTCTGGATAGAGAAGGGAGAGCAGCGCGTCAGGTAGAATGGAGAAGAGGAGGAAATGTGCGTTGGGTGTTGCTAGATGTTGTGTGGATAAGGGACACGTGGTGGGTAATGGGTGTTGTGCTAGATGTTGTGCTGGACCGACCGAAGCTGCTGGATCAATGCACCGATTACAATTTTAATGTGGGATGAGCACTTGCTTGCTTCTGTTTGTTTGTTAATTTACTATATATATTTATGCCTACTACGTCTTACGAATACATTATCTGAtacactccctctgtttctaaatataacttTTCTTAAAGATTCTAATGTGAACTAAATATGGAGCAAAACAAGTGAATCTACACACTAAAATACGTGTATATTCATCTGTACGTAGTCCAGATTCAAAtgtctaaaagacttatatttagaaacagagggaataATAATTAAAAGTGAGTGACATATTGAAAAATAAATTCTTAAAGGAGATGATATTTAGGTCTCACGGTTACTTGCTGAACATCAAGATATTCCTCAACTCTAGATGGCATCGATGTCTTGGTGAGATTGGGAG is a window of Triticum dicoccoides isolate Atlit2015 ecotype Zavitan chromosome 2B, WEW_v2.0, whole genome shotgun sequence DNA encoding:
- the LOC119366544 gene encoding peroxidase 12-like, with the translated sequence MASRTAAATVVVLALVCAVQSSLSVAAATGGLSPDFHAATCPALEHIVADHVWKAFKNDSGVAPALIRILFHDCFPQGCDASVLIEGPGTEQDEIPNRTLRRVALDLIERIRATVHTECKATVSCADITILATRASLIMAGGPRFDVTLGRRDSFFPASKDQVGLLPAPFHPVDTLIKSFGDRGLNVEDLVSLSGAHTFGVAHCPAFHDRFKDGFDTNPAIDRRFATMLRNKCAKDTPEGTLKQNLDVRTPDVFDNKYYFDLIARQGLFKSDQGLMNHTATQRMATRFSLNQDAFFQQFSKSMAKMVNMDLLTGDKGEIRARCAVRGTPPRIESAVTNDDEGIAADM